From one Longimicrobium sp. genomic stretch:
- the larB gene encoding nickel pincer cofactor biosynthesis protein LarB, whose product MTPESLRALLGEVASGASSIADAERRLAWAPVEDLDFARVDHHRALRHGFPEVVFGQGKTPDQVVALAVRIAERGEGFLATRLAPEAREPLRSALPAIELNELGRTAYLAPAEPVERRTRGTVLVVTAGTSDLPVAEEAAVTARAYGNPVERLTDVGVAGIHRILSARDTLSSAAVVIVIAGMEGALPSVVGGLVSVPVIAVPTSVGYGASFGGLSALLGMLNSCASGVTVVNIDNGFGAAAAASRINLLPPP is encoded by the coding sequence GTGACCCCCGAGTCCCTCCGCGCGCTGCTGGGCGAGGTGGCCAGCGGCGCGTCGTCCATCGCCGACGCCGAGCGGCGGCTGGCCTGGGCACCGGTGGAAGACCTGGACTTCGCGCGGGTGGACCACCACCGCGCCCTTCGCCACGGCTTTCCCGAGGTCGTCTTCGGGCAGGGGAAGACGCCGGACCAGGTCGTCGCCCTCGCGGTCCGCATCGCGGAGCGCGGGGAGGGGTTCCTGGCCACGCGCCTGGCGCCCGAGGCGCGCGAGCCCCTGCGGTCCGCCCTTCCCGCCATCGAGCTGAACGAGCTGGGGCGGACGGCGTACCTGGCGCCCGCCGAGCCGGTGGAGCGGCGGACGCGCGGCACCGTGCTGGTCGTTACCGCCGGCACCAGCGACCTGCCCGTCGCTGAGGAGGCGGCGGTGACGGCACGCGCGTACGGCAACCCGGTGGAGCGGCTGACGGACGTGGGCGTGGCCGGCATCCACCGCATCCTCAGCGCGCGCGACACGCTGTCGTCCGCCGCCGTGGTCATCGTGATCGCGGGGATGGAGGGCGCGCTTCCCTCCGTCGTCGGCGGCCTGGTTTCCGTTCCCGTGATCGCCGTCCCGACCAGCGTGGGCTACGGCGCTTCGTTCGGCGGCCTTTCGGCGCTGCTGGGGATGCTGAACTCCTGCGCGTCGGGGGTCACCGTGGTGAACATCGACAACGGGTTCGGCGCGGCGGCCGCCGCGTCGCGCATCAACCTGCTTCCGCCCCCCTGA